From Anopheles coluzzii chromosome 3, AcolN3, whole genome shotgun sequence, the proteins below share one genomic window:
- the LOC120956983 gene encoding midnolin homolog has product MAHGSLTVAGMMVKSEASPTGRSPSAAGTATTTTSPSHSNAAKMGSRRIFTAQFKLQVLDSYRNDGDCKGNQRATARKYGIHRRQIQKWLQVESNLRSVVANGGGSSSSNSNSSSSSNTGISTNGGAGNANREAGMKINLLNHHQHHHQHPHLPHVQQHHPSVHHPAHHPLHYQPAAAAAMHHHHHHPHHHHPGLTGLMQAPSVAAAAAAAAAAAAAAAAAHYHHHHQQQQQHLQPVHPLAFHPIGGPIVPQQQQQQHLMDAVRQRAVRNGASLSPVHTAPAIPVSSCSPLSTASSASCSSSAAGSLCPTSPPASVSNGEQPASSGGDPANPQQPSVIFSPVPRLAGSSPAAAPPSPPTSAGESNHYYGHIRAFAAAAVAAAAVQRYDHPIDLSRPGSSQLGGPVSPASDAGYDRRVKQEQRDEEGELEAAEEEEDEEEEISVEEVDEPVSSHSASEQAWDLSCRRSSDATSSTVTSSNKRSSSAMSGPIATPDTSRPAKSVKLFKPYLLDEEPKQQSQQQQQRPDSALAEDDKDSTRESPAIVEQHHQQQQYPIIWSNSSPAYYEPPHAYELNPPAYLLASPVTGLPGVAPVPALATGRGWSSPQASPVSGYDSSTSISSVCSGPEEDNASHSSASSHGSSDGPSSSEKLKRQAIDSFYHDVACRGDYRAVATKYNISRKYVEKWLQQEEQQQEDDHHHHQQHHHHHHAEVTTAGSVRVSPLVVG; this is encoded by the coding sequence atggcCCACGGTTCACTCACTGTTGCCGGCATGATGGTGAAAAGTGAAGCGTCCCCGACCGGCCGGTCACCGTCCGCCGCCGGCACagcgaccaccaccaccagccccaGCCACAGCAACGCCGCCAAGATGGGGTCGCGGCGCATCTTCACCGCCCAGTTCAAGCTGCAGGTGCTCGACTCGTACCGGAACGATGGGGACTGCAAGGGGAATCAGCGGGCGACCGCCCGCAAGTACGGCATTCACCGGCGGCAAATCCAGAAGTGGCTGCAGGTGGAAAGCAATCTCCGCTCCGTCGTAGCAAACGGTGGcggaagtagcagcagcaacagcaacagcagcagcagtagcaacaccGGAATTTCTACCAACGGAGGAGCAGGCAACGCCAACAGGGAGGCGGGGATGAAAATAAATCTTCTAAATcatcaccagcaccaccaccagcatccgCATCTGCCCcacgtgcagcagcaccatccaTCGGTGCACCATCCGGCCCATCATCCGCTGCACTATCAgccggcggcagcggcggccatgcaccatcaccaccatcatccgcaccatcaccatccggGGCTGACCGGGTTGATGCAAGCGCCCTCGgtagcggcggcggcagcagcagcagcggccgcagcagcagcagcagcagcagcacactaccaccaccaccaccagcagcagcagcaacacctgCAGCCGGTCCATCCGCTGGCGTTCCATCCGATCGGTGGACCCATCgtgccccagcagcagcagcagcagcatctgaTGGACGCGGTCAGACAACGCGCGGTGCGTAATGGTGCAAGTTTGTCACCCGTCCACACCGCCCCGGCCATCCCAGTGTCCTCCTGTTCGCCCCTGTCCACCGCATCATCGGCGTCGTGCTCGTCATCGGCCGCCGGTTCGCTCTGTCCCACGTCGCCGCCAGCGAGCGTATCGAACGGTGAGCAGCCGGCGTCCTCTGGCGGCGATCCGGCGAACCCGCAGCAGCCGTCCGTCATCTTTTCGCCCGTACCGCGGCTGGCTGGTTCGTCGCCTGCCGCCGCCCCACCCTCACCGCCAACGTCGGCCGGGGAGAGCAACCACTATTACGGCCACATTCGTGCGTTtgcggcagcggcggtggcagcagcCGCCGTCCAGCGGTACGATCATCCGATCGATCTGTCACGCCCCGGTTCGTCCCAGCTCGGTGGGCCCGTTTCGCCCGCATCCGACGCCGGGTACGACCGGCGGGTAAAGCAGGAGCAGCGCGACGAGGAAGGGGAGCTGGAAgcggcggaggaggaggaggatgaggaggaggaaatCAGCGTAGAGGAGGTGGATGAGCCGGTAAGCAGCCACAGCGCGTCGGAACAGGCGTGGGATCTGTCCTGCCGCCGGTCAAGCGatgccaccagcagcacggtCACCTCCTCCAACAAGCGATCCTCCTCGGCAATGAGTGGCCCGATCGCAACGCCCGACACGAGCCGCCCCGCCAAGTCGGTGAAACTCTTCAAACCGTACCTGCTGGATGAGGAACCAAAGCAgcagtcgcagcagcagcagcaaaggccCGATTCAGCCCTCGCGGAAGATGATAAGGATTCGACGCGTGAATCGCCCGCGATCGTGgagcaacaccaccagcagcagcaatatcCAATCATCTGGAGCAACAGCTCGCCGGCGTACTACGAACCGCCGCACGCGTACGAGCTGAACCCGCCGGCCTATCTGCTTGCCTCGCCGGTGACCGGCCTGCCGGGTGTGGCGCCCGTACCGGCGCTCGCCACCGGGCGGGGCTGGAGCTCACCGCAAGCGTCGCCCGTGTCCGGATACGACAGCTCCACCTCGATCTCGTCCGTCTGCAGCGGGCCGGAGGAGGACAACGCTAGCCACAGCAGCGCCTCCAGCCACGGCAGCAGCGACGGCCCGTCGTCGTCGGAGAAGCTGAAGCGGCAGGCAATCGACAGCTTCTACCATGATGTGGCGTGCCGCGGGGACTACCGGGCGGTCGCGACCAAGTACAACATTAGCCGCAAGTACGTGGAAAAGTGGCTGCAgcaggaggagcagcagcaggaagatgaccaccaccaccaccagcaacaccatcatcatcatcatgcggAAGTGACGACAGCGGGCAGTGTGCGAGTTTCACCGCTCGTTGTAGGGTGA